In one Grus americana isolate bGruAme1 chromosome 1, bGruAme1.mat, whole genome shotgun sequence genomic region, the following are encoded:
- the NEDD1 gene encoding protein NEDD1, which translates to MQESIRFASSGDDVKIWDSSSLTVVEQFNPHTPPHPVSSLCWASNNRYLATASAAGDKIVVSSCKSKAVPLFEIAEGAKQTCVSLNSSSSYIVSGGLDNTVNIWDLKSRRVYRSLKDHKDEVTCITYNWNDCYIASGSLSGEIILHSVTTNLSSNPFGYGSRQPIRHLKYSSFKKSLLGSVSDSGNVTLWDVNSQNPYHNFENTHKAPASEICFSPVNKLLLVTVGLDKRIILYDTSSKKLLTTIVADFPLTTVDFMPDGTTLAIGCSRGKICQYDLRQLTSPVKTVIAHKGCVKCIRLQFSSTFSKSNLTSSSNKPVSKRVEVKAGSNLGGIQNVGIKNIASQASATVSSHLTLPNENKGGEFLQEKTGFPHSCSLDVIPSKETDHGKSADLNNSDVGRSSLGDVFSPVRDDTIANKVNEDPQGKGDGLDFQSYVLGLDFLPQLTTALPVKRNPVGSSAQGIRSSPLHALVGAPIKEEQQHPETDAKKINLGKPESKEVSKQLSKSSSSSAESVTLSPPPSSTAVKAPDTNERLVKNIQAHPAYDLPVNGTTSTSPKITSPVTAGVASSLSEKIVETIGSSRPNAPLTSIQINFIQNMIQETMDDFREACHRDIVNLQVEMIKQFHMQLNEMHALLERYSVNESLVAEIERLREENKRLRTHF; encoded by the exons ATGCAAGAAAGCATACGTTTTGCTTCATCGGGAGATGACGTTAAAATTTGGGATTCCTCATCTCTAACTGTGGTGGAGCAGTTCAACCCACATACACCCCCACATCCAGTCAGCTCACTATGTTGGGCCAGCAATA ATAGATACCTGGccactgcttctgctgctggtgaTAAAATAGTTGTTTCAAGctgtaaaagcaaagctgttccACTCTTTGAAATTGCTGAAGGG GCAAAACAGACATGTGTGAGCTTGAATTCTAGTTCTTCATATATTGTGAGTGGAGGCCTGGATAACACAGTTAATATCTGGGATCTGAAATCCAGAAGGGTTTACCGTAGCCTTAAG GATCATAAAGATGAAGTCACGTGTATTACATATAATTGGAATGATTGCTACATTGCTTCTGGATCTTTGAGTGGTGAAATTATCCTACACAGTGTTACAACCAATTTATCAAGTAATCCCTTTGGTTACGGCAGCCGTCAG CCTATTCGACACTTGAAATATTCATCCTTTAAGAAATCCTTGCTGGGCAGCGTTTCTGACAGTGGAAACGTAACTCTGTGGGATGTAAATAGTCAGAACCCATatcataattttgaaaatactcaTAAAGCACCAGCTtcagaaatctgcttttctccagtcAATAAGCTGCTGCTTGTAACTGTAGGTTTGGATAAAAGAATAATTCTGTATGACACTTCAAGTAAAAA ATTACTGACAACAATAGTAGCTGATTTTCCTCTGACAACAGTAGACTTCATGCCTGATGGTACTACTTTGGCTATAGGGTGTTCCCGGGGAAAAATCTGCCAGTATGACTTAAGACAACTGACATCACCAGTGAAAACAGTTATTGCTCACAAAGGCTGTGTGAAATGCATACGTCTTCAGTTCAGTAGCACTTTTTCCAAG tcTAACCTTACAAGTTCTTCAAATAAACCTGTATCCAAAAGAGTAGAAGTCAAAGCTGGTAGTAATCTTGGAGGAATTCAAAATGTCGGCATCAAAAACATTGCCTCTCAAGCATCAGCTACAGTTTCATCACATCTGACATTGCCAAATGAGAATAAGGGAGGAGAGTTTCTTCAGGAGAAAACAG GCTTTCCCCATAGTTGCAGCTTGGATGTGATTCCATCTAAAGAAACAGATCATGGGAAAAGTGCTGATTTAAATAATTCTGATGTGGGTCGAAGTAGTTTAGGAGATGTGTTTTCTCCAGTCAGAGATG ATACTATTGCAAATAAAGTGAATGAAGATCCTCAAGGAAAAGGGGATG gtCTGGATTTTCAGTcctatgttttgggtttggattttcTCCCACAGCTCACCACTGCCCTTCCAGTAAAAAGAAACCCAGTCGGCAGTAGTGCACAAGGGATACGGTCCAGCCCATTACATGCACTTGTGGGAGCTCCAATTAAAGAAGAACAACAGCATCCAGAGactgatgctaagaaaataaatcttggaAAACCAGAATCTAAAGAAGTCTCAAAGCAG CTTTCAAAATCAAGCTCATCAAGTGCAGAATCTGTAACTTTAAGTCCTCCACCATCATCCACTGCTGTAAAGGCTCCTGATACGAATGAGAGACTGGTGAAGAATATTCAGGCCCATCCTGCGTATGATCTACCAGTAAATGGTACTACCTCAACAA GTCCAAAGATAACATCACCTGTCACTGCTGGAGTTGCCAGTTCGTTGTCAGAAAAAATAGTAGAAACTATTGGTAGTAGCAGACCAAATGCACCTCTGACATCAATCCAAATAAACTTCATTCAGAATATGATACAAGAAACAATGGATGACTTCAG AGAAGCATGCCATCGAGATATTGTGAATTTGCAAGTGGAGATGATCAAGCAGTTCCACATGCAGTTG aaTGAAATGCACGCTTTACTTGAAAGATACTCTGTAAATGAAAGCTTAGTAGCTGAAATTGAGAGACTAcgagaggaaaacaaaagactgAGGACTCACTTCTGA